From Longimicrobiaceae bacterium:
AGGACCACCTCCTCGACCGGGCGGCGGGAGGTGCTCCCCCTGCGCACCTCAGTCCCCGGCGAGCGCCAGCGCGGCGGCGCCGTCCGGGGGCACGCCGGGCTCCACCGCGGCGGGGGTCACGGTGACGGGGACCATCTTGGACGAGGGGGTGTTGCTCCCCCGCGCGGTCATCCCCACCGGCACCAGGACGTTGGCCTCCGGGAAGTACGCCGCCGCGCTCCCGCGGGGGACGTCGTACGCCACCGCCCGGAAGGCGCGGGCCACCCGCTCCCGCCCGTCGGCGGCGCGGGAGCGCAGGTCCACGCGGCCGCCGGGGCGCACCCCGCGCTCGGCGATGTCGTCCGGGTGCATGAACACCACGTCGCGCTCGCCGGAGATGCCGCGGTAGCGGTCGTCCAGGCCGTAGATGGTGGTGTTGTACTGGTCGTGCGAGCGGATGGTGAAGAGCCGCAGCTCCCCCGGCTCCAGGCGCACGTCGGGGAGGGGGACCGCGACCAGCTCCGCCTTCCCGGTAGCGGTCTTCCACTCGCGGTGCGCGGCGGGGTGGCGCAGCACGAAGCCGCCCGGCTCGCGCACCCGCCGGTTGTAGTCGTCGAAGCCGGGGATGGTGCGCTCCACGGCGTCGCGGATGCGGTCGTAGTCGGCGGCCAGGGCGTCCCAGTCCACGGAGGGGACCGGGTCCAGCGCGGCCTTCGCCAGCCCCGCGACGATGGCGGGCTCGCTCCGCAGGTGGGGCGACGCGGGGGCGTTCCGGCCGCGCGAGGGGTGGACCACGCTCATGGAGTCCTCCACCGTCACGAGCTGCGGCCCGGAGGCCTGCACGTCCAGCTCCGTGCGCCCCAGGCAGGGCCAGATCATCGTCTCCCGCCCGGCCACCAGGTGCGTCCGGTTCAGCTTGGTGGTGACGTGCACCGCCAGCTCCACCCGCCCCAGCGCCTCCGCGGTGGTCTCCGTGTCGGGCGAGGCCTGCAGGAAGTTGCCGCCCATGGCCATGAAGAAGCGGACCCGCCCCTCGTTCATGGCGTGGATGCAGCCCACCACGTCCAGCCCCGGCTCGCGCGGCGGCGCGAAGCCGAAGACGCGCTCCAGCGCGTCCAGGAGCTCCGCGGGCGGGGCGAAGTGGATCCCCATGGTGCGGTCGCCCTGCACGTTGCTGTGGCCGCGCACCGGGCACGGCCCCGCCCCCGGCCGGCCGATGTTCCCCCGGAGCAGCAGCAGGTTGGAGCAGGCGACGACGTTGTCCACCGCGTTCTCGTGCTGCGTGAGCCCCATCGCCCAGCAGACGATGGTGGCGCGCGAGCGGACGTACACCTCCGAGGCGCGGCGGATCTCCTCCTCCGTGAGCCCGCACTGCGCCTGGATGTCCTCCCAGCGGGTGGCGCGGAGGTCGGCGACCAGCTCGTCCAGCCCGACGGTGTGGGCGCGGAGGAAGCCGTGGTCCAGCACGCGGCCGGGGTTGCGGTCCTCGGCTTCCAGCACGTGCTTCATGATCCCCTTGAGCACCGCCACGTCGGAGCCGGGGAGGGGCTGCAGGTACACGGTGGAGATGGGGCTGCCGGAGCCCAGCAGCGTGGCGGCCACGTCCTGCGGGTGGATGAATGCCTCCAGCCCGCGCTCCCGCAGCGGGTTGATGCTGACGATCTCCGCCCCGCGCCGCCGCGCCTCCTGCAGCGCGGTGAGCATCCGCGGGTGGTTGGTCCCCGGGTTCTGGCCGATGACGAAGACGGCCTCGGCCTTCTCGAAGTCGGCGAGCTGCACCGCCCCCTTCCCCAGCCCGATGGTGCGCTTCAGCGCGACGCCGCTGGACTCGTGGCAGAGGTTGGAGCAGTCCGGGAAGTTGTTGGTCCCGTACATCCGCCCGAAGAGCTGGTACAGGAACGCCGCCTCGTTGCTGGTGCGGCCGGAGGTGTAGAAGGCCGCCTGGTCGGGGTCGTCGAGGGAGCGGAGGAACTGGCCCGCGCGCGCGAACGCATCCTCCCACGAGATGGCCTCGAAGCGGTCGCTCCCGGCGCGGCGGATCACCGGGTGGGTGACGCGCCCCTGCTGCTCCAGCCAGTAGTCGCTCTGCGCGCGCAGCTCGGCGACGGTGTGGCGCGCGAAGAACTCCGGCGTCACCCGCTTCCCCGTGGCCTCGGCGGCGATGGCCTTCGCGCCGTTCTCGCAGAACTCCGCCCACGAGCGCTCCCGCGGCTCCGGCCAGGCGCACCCGGGGCAGTCGATGCCGTCCACCTGGTTGAGGACGCGCAGCGCGTTGAGCCCGGGGACGAGCGCCTTCTCGTGCGCCAGGTGCCGCATGGAGCTCGCGACGGCCGGGAGGCCGCCGGCGGGCTTGCCGGTGCGCGGGGCTTCGGGGCGGGAGGGGTTGCGATCGGGCATCGGGGACCTCGGGAGTGGCGGCTAAGGCGTTGACCCGAAAGGTCGTTCCGGCGGCCCCGGCTGGCAACCCCGGCGCCGCCGTCGCGCGGTCAGCTCCCCGAGGGCGGGAGCACCTGCGAGAGCACCGCGACGAAGTGGCAGACGCTCCCGCCCAGCACGAACAGGTGCCAGATGGCGTGCGAGTAGCGGATGCGGCGGTTGAGGTAGAAGTAGGTGCCGGCCGTGTAGGTGAGCCCGCCCGCCACCAGCCATAGCACCGTGGACGGCTCCAGGGCGCGCAGCATGGGCCCGGTCGCCACCACGACCAGCCACCCCATCGCGAGATAGATGAAGGTGGAGAGGCGCCGGAAGCGCCCGGTGCAGAAGAGCTTGAACACCACCCCGGCCGCCGCGAGCCCCCACACGACCCCGAAGAGCGACCACCCCCACGCGCCGCGCAGCACGCCCAGCGTGAAGGGCGTGTAGGTGCCGGCGATCAGCACGTAGATGGCGCAGTGGTCGAACACCTGCAGCCGGGCGCGCGCGATCCGGTGCCGCACCGCGTGGTACAGCGTGGAGGCGGTGTAGAGCAGCACCAGCGAGCCGCAGAACACGGACGCCCCCACCACCTGCCAGGCGTCGCCGTAGAGCGCCGCCAGGGTGACGAGCACCGCGCCTCCCGCCGCGCTGGCGACCACGCCGAGCCCGTGGGTGAGCGCGCTGGCGACCTCTTCCCGCACGTCGATCACTTCGTCCATCGTACCACCCTCCTGCCAGGTTCCATCTCCGCGGCTACCCCACGTCCAGGAAGCGCCGGGCCACGCGGACGTAGCGCAGGTCCTGCTCCTCGTCCGGGAGCGCCTCGGCCTCCCGGAGGAGCCGCCGGACGTGCGGACGCAGCCGGGGCTCGCCCCAGCGGTAGCCGGTGGCCGCCTCGGCGCTCGGCGTGTTCGCGTCGCGCGCCGCCTCGACGAGCGCGCGCGCGGCCGCGGCGTCGAAGCCGGGATCGTCCCGCGGCGGGAGCCCGAACAGCCCCGGCGGGACGTGGTCCCCGGCGTCTTCCTTCACGAAGGCTCGCGACATCTCTGCTGCTCCGGATCCGGGCCCGTCGGCCGAGCCTCACCCGCCCCGCAAGACCCCTGCCTCTCCTGCTGGATCGCCGACCCTCTGCGGGATACCAGGACCGGTCGGGCCCCGGATCGGAATCCAGGCGGTGGCGTTTACGATGGCGGTGTGGCCGTCACCGGCGGGTGCGCTTCGCCTTCTTCCGCACGCGATCCATCAGGGCCTCCGGGTGCCGATCCGCCACTTCCAGCAGGGCGAGCGCCATGCCGTCGGGCTGCCGCTTGTCCTGCTCCCACGCCTTCACCGTGTCCGGACTCGCGTTCAGGACGCGTGCGAAGACGTTCTGGGAGACGCCCATCCCCTCCCTGATCCGCCGGATCTTGGCGCCCGTGTAGGCCTGTGGGGGACGCACGTCGGCTTCCCGAGCCGTCACGGTCCGGCGCACCCGGCGGGCGGGCTCCGCCTCCCCACGGACGACCTGATGGACCTCTCGGAGCCCCTGGATCAGAAGATCCCCGAAGTTCTCCTCCGTGACCTCGATGCGGTCCTCGTTCTCGCCGGCCATCCTGGCTCTCCTTTCTCCTCGTCCTACCTCTTGCGCTTCCTGCGCGGCCACTCCTCCGCCCTGATCCTCGCCACCTCGTCCCGAACGATCTTCTTCTGCTCCGAGGTAAGGTTGCCCTGCACGTTCTTGGGAAATGCGAGCATGAAGAAGACTGAGGCCCACTTCTCGACGTACAGGTACGCCACCCGCGCGCTCCCACTCTTGCCGTGTCCCTCCTGTGCGGCGCGAATCTTCCGCACACCCCCAGTGCCTTCCATGACATCGCCGCGCGTGGGACGCTCCAGCAGCTCGTCCTCCACAGCCCTGACCTCTTCGTCAGTCAGCACGCCCTTGCGGGTGCGCTCGAAAAGATCAATGTAGACGAACTCGAGATAGCGGGTCTCAGGGATCGCGTTCACGATACGTAACTGTAGTACTGAGTACCCTGAATCGTCAATGCGTCTGCATCCAGGGGAACGGAGGGGCAGCGAGCTGCCGCGCAGGGCGGGCCCGGCAGCGTTTCGGCGCCGGACCGCGGCGCGGCGGCGCACCAGCTCGCCGTCCGGCGTGTCGTAGTAGACGTCGCGCAGGCGGAGCTCCCCGCGGCCCACCAGCCGGTATACCCCCAGCGAGTCCAGCGCCACGACTGATTCCACCACCACCCGCGGGCGCCCGGACACGGACGATCAGCTTGGTCTCGACCTCGCGCCCCTCGTCCGCCCCCGCTTTCCCCGCCGCGCTCACGGGAAGATCCTCCGGTACCCGCCCGCCACCAGCGCCGACACGTCCGCCAGGATGCGCGCCAGCGCCAGCCCGCCCGGGTGGGCGAGGTAGCGGGGCTCCCACACCGGGTGGAACTTCTCCTTGTAGGCGCGCAGCCCCTGGAAGTTGTAGAGGGCGCCGCCCTGCTGATAGAGGAAGTGGCCCAGGCGCGTCCAGGCCGGCGCCACGGCGGAGACCTCCAGCCCCGAGAGCGGCGCCATCCCCAGGCTGAAGCGGCGGTATCCCTGCTCCTTCCCCCAGAGCATGAGCTGGAGGAAGATGGCCTCCATCACGTCCTTCTGCGCCGACGCCCGGTAGCGCATCAGGTCCACCGACAGCTCCTCCCCCCCCGGCCCGGGCCACACCGACGCGAAGGCCGTGATGCGGCCCTCCTCGGCCACCACGGCGACGGGGAAGCGCGACAGCGTGCCCGCGTCGAAGAACCCCAGCGAGAACCCCTTCTCCGAGACGTCCTTGCTCCGCAGCCACTCGTCCGACACGGAGCGCAGCTCCGGGAGCAGGGCGGGCACCTCCTCCGGTGGAACGATGCGGAACTCCGCGCCGCTGCGGGCGAAGCGGTTCAGGACCAGCCGGAAGGGCTTGCTCGCGGCGCCCTCCAGCGAGAAGGCGTCCAGCGGTACGTACGCCTCCTCGCCCAGCTTGGCGAAGGTGAGGCCGAAGTCCGCGTACAGGTGCAGGCGGTCGCGCGTGACCTGGTAGAACACCGGGTCGCCGCCGAAGTCGTCGCAGCGCCCCAGGAAGGCACGGATCACCTCCGGCGCGCCGGAGGGCGGCCCCACCGGGTCGCCCATGGCCACCCAGCTCTTCCCCTGCACCGCGTACATGAGGAAGGTGTCGCGCGCCTCGTTGAAGAGGAGGGTCTTGTCGCGCAGGTAGGCCAGGTAGGGGACAGTGGACCGCTGCCGCGCGATGACCGCCTCCGCCGCCGCCAGCTCCTCGTCCGTGGGGAGCACCACCTCCGCGGGCGCCGGCCGGAGGAGCCGCATCACGCCGAAGGCGAGGACCGCCATCGTGGCGCCCACCGAGGCGCGCAGGAAGCGCGGCGCGCTCCGGTCCGCCGCGAACTCCCACCACAGGTCGTCCGTGTACTCCAGGTGCTCGTAGGCGAAGAATCCCAGCCAGACGGAGGCCCCGATCACCGCGAGCACCGCCACGATCCACCCGGGGGAGAAGCGCGCCGCGAAGAAGGCGGCCTTGCGGTCGAACTCCGCGCGGCTGGGGACCAGCGCCGCCAGGACCAGCGCCAGGAGGAGCGCCTCCTCGTAGTCCGCCCCCTTGAGCAGCGACGCCGCGATCCCCACCGCCAGCCCCGCCGCCGCGAAGTAGTAGGAGGCATCCAGCCGCCGCGCGATCCCGTGGGAGGCCACCAGGAGCCCCACCCCGACGACGCTCGCCAGGAAGTGCGAAGCCTCCGTGATCGCCAGCGGGACGAAGCCGCCCAGCCAGGTGATGCGCCCCTGCGCCGTGGGCGTGGCGCCGGAGAAGAGGAGGAGCGCCCCCGACAGGAAGGTGAAGACGGAGAGCACCTTGGGGGCGAGCTGACGGGTGAGCGCCCCGAATGCGCCCCCCAGCCGGGCCAGGTGCTGCCGCCGCTGCCGGACCTCGTCCGCCACCAGGATGACGAGCGCCGCCGCCAGCGGGATCAGGTAGTAGAAGACGCGGTAGAGAACCAGCGCCGAGAGGATCTGCTCCGCCGGCAGGTGCGGGCGGAGGAGGAGCATCATGGTCCCCTCGAACACCCCCAGCCCGCCGGGGACCTGGCTGAGGAGCCCCAGGATCTGCCCGGCCAGGAAGGCGCTCAGCAGCTCGCCGAAGGAGAGCTCGCTGGGGGGGAGGAGGAAGTAGAAGATCCCCGTCGCCAGCGCCCAGTCCGCCATGGAGAGCACGAACTGCCCCGCCACCAGCCGGGGCGGGGGGAAGGGGATGGTGAGCGGCCCCAGGCGCAGCGGCGCCCGGTGCAGCGCCGCCGCCGCCGCGTACCCCGCCGCCAGGAGGAGGAGGAGCACCCCGATGGGGCGGACCAGCGCGCTCCCGGGGAGCTGCATGAGCCCGGGGTGCGGGTCGAAGGCCAGGCTCCACCCGCCGAGCACCAGCAGCCCCAGCCAGAAGGTGCCGAAGTAGAAGAGGACGACCTGCGACAGCTCCCCCGAGGTGAGCCCCCACCGGGAGTAGAAGCGGTAGCGCACCGAGGTGCCGGAGATCAGCGCGAACCCCACGCTGTTGCTGACGGCGTACCCGGTGAACGAAGCCAGCGCCACCTTCCACCCGTGCACCCGCTTGCCGATGTA
This genomic window contains:
- a CDS encoding type II toxin-antitoxin system RelE/ParE family toxin; this translates as MALDSLGVYRLVGRGELRLRDVYYDTPDGELVRRRAAVRRRNAAGPALRGSSLPLRSPGCRRIDDSGYSVLQLRIVNAIPETRYLEFVYIDLFERTRKGVLTDEEVRAVEDELLERPTRGDVMEGTGGVRKIRAAQEGHGKSGSARVAYLYVEKWASVFFMLAFPKNVQGNLTSEQKKIVRDEVARIRAEEWPRRKRKR
- a CDS encoding hemolysin III family protein, with amino-acid sequence MDEVIDVREEVASALTHGLGVVASAAGGAVLVTLAALYGDAWQVVGASVFCGSLVLLYTASTLYHAVRHRIARARLQVFDHCAIYVLIAGTYTPFTLGVLRGAWGWSLFGVVWGLAAAGVVFKLFCTGRFRRLSTFIYLAMGWLVVVATGPMLRALEPSTVLWLVAGGLTYTAGTYFYLNRRIRYSHAIWHLFVLGGSVCHFVAVLSQVLPPSGS
- the mprF gene encoding bifunctional lysylphosphatidylglycerol flippase/synthetase MprF; translation: MSIAAESVPAAVSQPERRWRWVSPAVGAALLVAAVWVLNEELREVRYREVVASLRALPPLRVLLALLVTALNYAILTGFDLLAFEYIGKRVHGWKVALASFTGYAVSNSVGFALISGTSVRYRFYSRWGLTSGELSQVVLFYFGTFWLGLLVLGGWSLAFDPHPGLMQLPGSALVRPIGVLLLLLAAGYAAAAALHRAPLRLGPLTIPFPPPRLVAGQFVLSMADWALATGIFYFLLPPSELSFGELLSAFLAGQILGLLSQVPGGLGVFEGTMMLLLRPHLPAEQILSALVLYRVFYYLIPLAAALVILVADEVRQRRQHLARLGGAFGALTRQLAPKVLSVFTFLSGALLLFSGATPTAQGRITWLGGFVPLAITEASHFLASVVGVGLLVASHGIARRLDASYYFAAAGLAVGIAASLLKGADYEEALLLALVLAALVPSRAEFDRKAAFFAARFSPGWIVAVLAVIGASVWLGFFAYEHLEYTDDLWWEFAADRSAPRFLRASVGATMAVLAFGVMRLLRPAPAEVVLPTDEELAAAEAVIARQRSTVPYLAYLRDKTLLFNEARDTFLMYAVQGKSWVAMGDPVGPPSGAPEVIRAFLGRCDDFGGDPVFYQVTRDRLHLYADFGLTFAKLGEEAYVPLDAFSLEGAASKPFRLVLNRFARSGAEFRIVPPEEVPALLPELRSVSDEWLRSKDVSEKGFSLGFFDAGTLSRFPVAVVAEEGRITAFASVWPGPGGEELSVDLMRYRASAQKDVMEAIFLQLMLWGKEQGYRRFSLGMAPLSGLEVSAVAPAWTRLGHFLYQQGGALYNFQGLRAYKEKFHPVWEPRYLAHPGGLALARILADVSALVAGGYRRIFP
- a CDS encoding helix-turn-helix domain-containing protein — its product is MAGENEDRIEVTEENFGDLLIQGLREVHQVVRGEAEPARRVRRTVTAREADVRPPQAYTGAKIRRIREGMGVSQNVFARVLNASPDTVKAWEQDKRQPDGMALALLEVADRHPEALMDRVRKKAKRTRR
- a CDS encoding FdhF/YdeP family oxidoreductase; protein product: MPDRNPSRPEAPRTGKPAGGLPAVASSMRHLAHEKALVPGLNALRVLNQVDGIDCPGCAWPEPRERSWAEFCENGAKAIAAEATGKRVTPEFFARHTVAELRAQSDYWLEQQGRVTHPVIRRAGSDRFEAISWEDAFARAGQFLRSLDDPDQAAFYTSGRTSNEAAFLYQLFGRMYGTNNFPDCSNLCHESSGVALKRTIGLGKGAVQLADFEKAEAVFVIGQNPGTNHPRMLTALQEARRRGAEIVSINPLRERGLEAFIHPQDVAATLLGSGSPISTVYLQPLPGSDVAVLKGIMKHVLEAEDRNPGRVLDHGFLRAHTVGLDELVADLRATRWEDIQAQCGLTEEEIRRASEVYVRSRATIVCWAMGLTQHENAVDNVVACSNLLLLRGNIGRPGAGPCPVRGHSNVQGDRTMGIHFAPPAELLDALERVFGFAPPREPGLDVVGCIHAMNEGRVRFFMAMGGNFLQASPDTETTAEALGRVELAVHVTTKLNRTHLVAGRETMIWPCLGRTELDVQASGPQLVTVEDSMSVVHPSRGRNAPASPHLRSEPAIVAGLAKAALDPVPSVDWDALAADYDRIRDAVERTIPGFDDYNRRVREPGGFVLRHPAAHREWKTATGKAELVAVPLPDVRLEPGELRLFTIRSHDQYNTTIYGLDDRYRGISGERDVVFMHPDDIAERGVRPGGRVDLRSRAADGRERVARAFRAVAYDVPRGSAAAYFPEANVLVPVGMTARGSNTPSSKMVPVTVTPAAVEPGVPPDGAAALALAGD